The region TATTTTGCTAATATACACTTTTTAAATTAATTTTAATTTTTATTAATCTTTTTTAAAAATTTGATAATAAAAAAAATTGTGCTTTATTTTGGTTAAATTTGTATGGATGGAAAAGAAATCGACACATATTTTGAATGCATCGAGCAATCTTTTGGGGTTTTCTTTATTGATTATAACATCATTAAAAATCTCCAGAATGAGTCACAGCACCTATTTAGACGAATTTGCAGGTGTGGCAAGTATCTGTTTTGCCTTCAGTTGTTTTTTTTCGTTTTTATCAATAAGATCAGCTCATCAAAAGAGAGGAAACAAGTTTGAAACCATTGCGGATTATTTATTTTTAACCGCCTTATTTTGCATTATTTTAGCCGTTATTATTGTAACAATGAAAATTATTTAATTAAAATTTTCTTTCAATTACGTAGTCAAGCATCAGATGTAATGCTTTTTTAGGCTCAGAATCGGGAAATTCATTAAGAATATCTTTTGCTTTCTGCTGAAAATCTTTCATCACAGAAACAGCATAATCAAGCCCTCCAGAAGATTTCACGAAATTTATCAACTCTTTTACACGTTTCTGATCGTTATTATACCGTTTTATTGTATTAAAATAGTATTTTTTATCTTTTTCGTTGGCTGTTTTTAAGGTATATATTAAAGGAAGCGTCATTTTTTGCTCCTTAATATCGATTCCGACAGGTTTGCCGATAACATTGGAGCTCAGATAATCAAAAAGATCATCTTTGATCTGGAATGCCATTCCTGTATAGGTTCCGAAGTTCATCATTTTTTTTGCCAGATTCTCATCGGCATTATTGGATAAAACTCCGATCTCACAACAGGCTGCAATTAATGTAGCCGTTTTCTGGCGAATAATTTCATAGTAAACATCTTCCGTAATATCGAGTTTTCTGGCTTTCTCCAGTTGAAGAAGCTCCCCTTCGGACATTTCACGGATCGTTCTGGAAATCACACCCAATAAATCGTAGTCTTTATGGTCTGTAGATAACAAAACTGATTTTGAAAGAAGATAGTCTCCTACCAAAACTGCAATTTTATTTTTCCATAAAGCATTAATAGAAAAGAAATTACGTCTTTTGAAACTTTCATCCACCACATCATCATGAACCAATGTCGCAGTATGAATTAACTCGATCATAGACGCTCCACGATAGGTTTTCTCGTTGACATCTCCGATAAGCTTTGCACAAAGAAATACAAACATAGGACGCATCTGCTTTCCTTTTGTTGTAACGATAAAACGAGTGACTTTATCTAATAAAGGTACTTTGCTCTGCATCGATTCATAAAACTTCTGTTCAAAAAGTTTCATTTCCTCATTGATCGGTTGCTTAATTTCTTCTACGACGTTTGCCACAATCTTCGAATGATGGGTAAATAATTATTAATTCTCACAAAGATAATTTTTTTCAGGCAATTTTAAGAGAATTTAATCTTTGAGTTTGTCTTTAGGGATAAAATATAAGCTTTGCTTTGCTCCTCCCAACGGAGAATGGAATTTCTCCCCAGAAATGTACACACCTGACTCATCCACTGCAACTCCTTCAATCTGTCCTATTGAAAGTGCACTTCCCAGATAATAACGTTTCGGATCTTCTTTAAAAAATATTCCGGGTTCTGTTTCTCTGAAAATATTTAAAAAGACTTCTG is a window of Candidatus Chryseobacterium colombiense DNA encoding:
- a CDS encoding polyprenyl synthetase family protein, with product MANVVEEIKQPINEEMKLFEQKFYESMQSKVPLLDKVTRFIVTTKGKQMRPMFVFLCAKLIGDVNEKTYRGASMIELIHTATLVHDDVVDESFKRRNFFSINALWKNKIAVLVGDYLLSKSVLLSTDHKDYDLLGVISRTIREMSEGELLQLEKARKLDITEDVYYEIIRQKTATLIAACCEIGVLSNNADENLAKKMMNFGTYTGMAFQIKDDLFDYLSSNVIGKPVGIDIKEQKMTLPLIYTLKTANEKDKKYYFNTIKRYNNDQKRVKELINFVKSSGGLDYAVSVMKDFQQKAKDILNEFPDSEPKKALHLMLDYVIERKF